A region of the Massilia sp. erpn genome:
AGAAGCGGGAAAAATTCATCTTTATTATTCCTTGGAAGTGCCGGACTTGGCGTCAGCGGCGGCTACTTTGGCGTCTTTCTTTTTGTCTTCCGGTTTGGCGGCCGGAGCCAGCGGGTCGTAGTCCATCGACACGATCTGCGGCGTGACCGGCGCGCCGGGACGCACGCGCTGCAGGCCGTTGACGACGATCTTCTCGCCGGCTTTCAAGCCTTCGCGCACGATGCGGAAACCTTCGATGGTCGGGCCCAGCTTCACCGCGCGGTACTCGGCCTTGTTGTCGGCACCGACCACGTAGACGAATTTGCGGTTCTGGTCCGTGCCCACGGCGCGATCGTTGATCAGCAGCGTTTCGTTCTGCGCCTTGCCGCTGCTCAGCTGCACGCGGGCGTACAGGCCGGGCACCAGAATATGGTCGGCGTTGGCGAAGGTGGCGCGCATGCGCACGCTGCCGGTCTGGGTGTCGAGCTGGTTGTCCACGAATTCCAGCTTGCCCTCATGCGGGAAGCCGGTTTCGTTGGCCAGGCCCACTTTCACCGTCACGGCCTCGCCCTTCTGCACCTGGCTGCCCACGCGCAGGAAGGTGTCTTCGTCGCCGTCGAAGCTGGCGTAGATGCGGTCGGTGGAGACCACGGAGGTCAGCACGGCCGACGCATCGACCAGATTGCCCAGCGTGATTTCCGCTTTCGAGACGCGGCCATTGATCGGCGCCACCACCTGGGTGTAGGTCAGGTTCAGTTTCGCGGCTTCATAAGCGGCTTGCGCGGCGCGGGCATTGGCGTCCAGCTCTTTCTGGCTGGAGGCGCGTTCGTCGAATTCGCGCTGGGCGATGGCTTTGTCGGCCAGCAGCTTTTCAGCGCGGTTCAGTTCCAGGCGGGCCAGGTCGGCACGCGCTCGGGCCGAGTGGGCCGCCGCTTCGGCGCGGTTGGCTTCCGCCGCGTAAGGACGCGGATCGATCACGAACAGCACATCGCCTTTTTTCACTTCGCTGCCCGGCTTGAAGTTGACGGCGGTGATAAAGCCGCTCACGCGGGAACGGATCTCGACGCGTTCGATCGCCTCCAGGCGGCCGGAGAATTCCTGGGTTTCCGACACGGTTTTCTGGATCACGGCCGCTGCCGAAATGGGCGGGCCGCCTGCGGCAGGGGCTTCCGCGGTCTTACCGGTGGCGTCTTCGCAGCCGGCCAGGGTGGCTGCCGCCAGACCTGCCACTGCCAGGGCGGCGACCAGCGGTCGCGCCAAAGCCGTCAATTGATTCTTGCTTTTCATGGTTTACCCCTTTT
Encoded here:
- a CDS encoding efflux RND transporter periplasmic adaptor subunit; amino-acid sequence: MKSKNQLTALARPLVAALAVAGLAAATLAGCEDATGKTAEAPAAGGPPISAAAVIQKTVSETQEFSGRLEAIERVEIRSRVSGFITAVNFKPGSEVKKGDVLFVIDPRPYAAEANRAEAAAHSARARADLARLELNRAEKLLADKAIAQREFDERASSQKELDANARAAQAAYEAAKLNLTYTQVVAPINGRVSKAEITLGNLVDASAVLTSVVSTDRIYASFDGDEDTFLRVGSQVQKGEAVTVKVGLANETGFPHEGKLEFVDNQLDTQTGSVRMRATFANADHILVPGLYARVQLSSGKAQNETLLINDRAVGTDQNRKFVYVVGADNKAEYRAVKLGPTIEGFRIVREGLKAGEKIVVNGLQRVRPGAPVTPQIVSMDYDPLAPAAKPEDKKKDAKVAAADAKSGTSKE